DNA from Streptomyces sp. NBC_00237:
CCGGCAGCGCCTCTACGTGGGCCCTGGGGACCTTCACAGAGCCCTCGCGAGCCTTGTACTGCGCCAGGGCCGCCACGCCCTTCTCGAAGGCGCTCGCGGCCTTCGTGAGGGCCTTGGGGGGCTCCGCCTTCTCCGGGGGCAGGGGTACGACGCCGACCGCCTCCAGGAGTTCGCGCTGCCCGTCCATCAGGCCAGCCCAGACCGTGTGCTGACGCTGCTTCACCAGCCACTTCCCGATGTCCATGCCGTGGACGGTGAAGCCGGGCAGGACCTCGGACTGGTCGTCCTCGTCCGTCAGCAGCTCCCGCAGCGCGGCGTAGTGCCGCTGCCACTCCGCCGGCCATACCGGATTCCAGTGCTCGTCCAGGGCCTCCAGCGCGTTGTTCCACTCGGGGTGGCCCTCCAGCGCACCGGCACGCCGCAGGTTCGACAGCCACTGCCCCACCGGCCGGTCCAGCATCGTCGCGGACCGGGGCGCGCACAGCGTCCAGTGCTGCTCGTAGTACGCCTTGGCGGCCTCCAGGTTCTCCTGGAACCGCTCGTCCGCCACACTCCAGACCATGCCCAGCTTCTCCAGCCGCTGCGCGCGCAGGCCGGTCATCTGCCCCGCCCCGTACGCCCGCCGCTGCTCCGCGACCCACTGACCCAGCGGGTACGCGCCCTCCTTGTGCCCGTACGGCACCCGGGCGTGAAGCTCACGCTCCGCGAACGTCTTGAGCGCCGCCCAGCCGCGCCCCCAGTCCTGGCGCTCCGTGTCGATCACGTTGAAGGAAATCCACTCCGCGACCATCACCGGATCACGTGGAGCGGCAAAACGGAGCAGCAGACGGGATTCATCCTCGTCATCATCGGGCGCGGAACCGATGTACTCGGACGGCTCCACGACGTTCTTCTGAGGCTCCTGTGGAATCGCCAGCAATTCCACGGCCTCTTCATCGTGAGCCCGAAGACCTTCCAACACCTTGACCAGAGGACGGTACGAACTCGACGTGAACATATCCTCCGGCTGCTCTCCCGGCTGGAGGAAAATCGGCACGATCAAAGAGGCGAGCTTCCCCTGTCCCGGCTTCTGACGCAGCGCCCTGCCGATCGCCTGGACGATGTCGTGCGGCGCACCCTTGGGGTCGAGGAGGGCCACCGAGTCCACGGCCCGGATGTCCACGCCCTCACCCAGGACACGGCAGTTCGAGAGGACCGCGCGCCGGGCGGTCGACCCGAAGTTGCCCAGGACGTCCCGCCGGCGCTCGGGGACGTGCTCGCCGCACAGCCAGTCCGCCCAGATCTCCGCCGGGTACTTCTCGGGCTGGTCCGCGTGCAGCCGCTTGGCCACCCGCTGCAGGCCCTCCGCGTACGCCTGTGCCTCTATCGTCCGGTGGTGGAAGGTGATGCACGTCTGGAGCCGGTGCTTTTCCATCGTGTGCATCAACGCCGCCTGGAGCGCCCCCAGCCGCTGCCCCCGCACCTCCTCGCTGCGCCGGTCCTCGCCCATCAGCTTCTGCGGCGTGACGATGGGGTCCTGGAGCTCCAGGACGATGATCTGGTAGCGCGCCAGCAAACCGCGGGACACCGCCGACGCCAGCGACAGCTTGTAGAGGACGGGCCCGAATACGGCCTCATCGTCCATCGAGGCCGCCATCTCCTCCGGCAGCGCGTCCCGTACTCCCTCCGCGACCTCCCAGTTCGGCCGCTCCTGCCAGATCCGTGGCGTCGCCGTCAGATACAGCCGGCGCCGGGCGGGGATGACGTTCTGGTTGTGGATGTCGGCCCACGCCTTGCCCATCGAGCCCGACGTGCGGTGCGCCTCATCGACCACGGCGAGGTCCACAGGCGCGAGCTGCTGCCCGTAGGCGCCCTCGAACGCCTCCGCCAGCGCCCCCAGCGACGCGTACGTGCCGAAGATGACGACAGGGCCCTCGCCGTGCCACAGGGCCAGTTTGACGGGGTTGGTGGTGGAGCGGACCTTGAGGCTCCACAGCTCCGTGTCGTCGGTGAGGCCGCACACCGCGACGGCCGGCCCCGTGTGCCCCGCCGACCGCCAGGCCCGCACGGTCTGGGTCAGCAGGTCCAGCGTCGGCACGAGGACGAGAATGCGGCCCTTGGGCACAAGTCGCTTTGCCGCCGCCGCCGCAATGATGGTCTTTCCCGTCCCGCACGCGGCGTGCACCTGCCCGCGCAGGCCATTCACGGGGATACCGCCCGGCGGGATATCAAGGCCGCGCACAATGGCGGCCACGGCCTCAATCTGGTGGTCACGCAGTTTCACGGCCATTCCCGTGTTCTCCTTTTCGCGGAATTCGGCGCGCAATCAGAAAAGAAAGTCCGGCGCGGCGCGAGGGGCCGGGGGTACTGAAGTCTGATCCCAGACTCTACACAGTGCCGACCCGTGATGCATCACCCTTGTGGCAGGTTCGTCCCCACGGATGATACTTGGCCGATTTTCCCCCGTGGCGACGATTCACCGTGTATGCTTACGGGGTGCCGTTGAGCAGCGACGGAGTGATTCGCGAGTGGGGGAGGGGTCAGGGTGGAGCGCAGCGGAGCC
Protein-coding regions in this window:
- a CDS encoding DEAD/DEAH box helicase, with translation MAVKLRDHQIEAVAAIVRGLDIPPGGIPVNGLRGQVHAACGTGKTIIAAAAAKRLVPKGRILVLVPTLDLLTQTVRAWRSAGHTGPAVAVCGLTDDTELWSLKVRSTTNPVKLALWHGEGPVVIFGTYASLGALAEAFEGAYGQQLAPVDLAVVDEAHRTSGSMGKAWADIHNQNVIPARRRLYLTATPRIWQERPNWEVAEGVRDALPEEMAASMDDEAVFGPVLYKLSLASAVSRGLLARYQIIVLELQDPIVTPQKLMGEDRRSEEVRGQRLGALQAALMHTMEKHRLQTCITFHHRTIEAQAYAEGLQRVAKRLHADQPEKYPAEIWADWLCGEHVPERRRDVLGNFGSTARRAVLSNCRVLGEGVDIRAVDSVALLDPKGAPHDIVQAIGRALRQKPGQGKLASLIVPIFLQPGEQPEDMFTSSSYRPLVKVLEGLRAHDEEAVELLAIPQEPQKNVVEPSEYIGSAPDDDEDESRLLLRFAAPRDPVMVAEWISFNVIDTERQDWGRGWAALKTFAERELHARVPYGHKEGAYPLGQWVAEQRRAYGAGQMTGLRAQRLEKLGMVWSVADERFQENLEAAKAYYEQHWTLCAPRSATMLDRPVGQWLSNLRRAGALEGHPEWNNALEALDEHWNPVWPAEWQRHYAALRELLTDEDDQSEVLPGFTVHGMDIGKWLVKQRQHTVWAGLMDGQRELLEAVGVVPLPPEKAEPPKALTKAASAFEKGVAALAQYKAREGSVKVPRAHVEALPDGSEVKLGVFLSNSKSRRDRLTADKLAALAELGLEWAA